In Myxococcales bacterium, the genomic window TTTCCGCAAAATCCTTTTACCAGCCTGCCAGGGCGCAGCCTAGGGGGGTCGAGCAGGAAGCGTGAGAGAAGCAAAACGCGTCCGAAAAGCGCGCGGTTTTGCCAGTCCCGCTCTCGATCAACGGGGTCCTGGGCGGCGGGATCGACGCTGGGCGCCAGGAGGGCGCTTCCAGGGATCGAGCCGGCGGAACCCCTGCCGGCGCTCCGGCGGGCCGGCCCCGAGGCGGATCTGCCGATAACGGCCTCCACCAAACACGAGCAGCTCCGCGCCGCGTCCGCCCCGAGCCTCGAGCGCCGCGCTCAGGCCCTCGGGGCTGGTCACCGGTCGGCCATTGACCGCAATGATCGTGTCGACACCACTGCGCAGCCCGGCGCGCGCCGCGGCACTCCGACGGGCAAGCGACACCACCCGCACACCTTTCACCGCGCCCGCGTCGTACGCCACACCTCGAATGCCGAAGGGTGGCGGCGGCGGCGAGCTCCCGGATGGGACTCCGCGCAAGAACGCCTTGATGGCGGGGACTGGGGCTGCGTACGGGGCCAAGCTGCAAGGTTTGTCCGCGGGGGCCGCACAGGCTTGCGCGATGATCGCGACCACGTCGCCGCGCTCGTCGATGACTGGGGAGCCGAGCTCGCTGCTCTTGTGCTTCGACTCCAACGCGTGAGCGTGTGCGAGCTCGGTCGCGTCGCCACCCGTGAAGGAACGCTCGGCACCAAGCCGCACGTTCACGGTCGCGAGGTCCTTCGCTCCCGGTGCGAACGAAATCAGCTTTGCTGCTTTGGGATCGAGCGTGGCGCGAGACGCACGCAGCCCCGGCTCGTTGCGCCCAACCGCGGGGGCAACCAGCGCCAGATCCCAAGCCCTATCGCTGTGAATGACCCGCACCTTGGTCGGCTTGCCCTCGGCGAAGCGCGCCTCGATGTCGTTTCCGTGACCGAGAGGTGAGAGCGCCGTGAGGATGCGCCCGTCCCCCGACAGCACGACACCCATCGCGATTGC contains:
- a CDS encoding serine protease, which codes for MKTRRPLGALASLALGASLLTGAGSASAQATPTWPVRPAPADAPSPKELTVASGSALPGAEASGKNQVDPSETPLARARRQVVVLLRAGKAIAMGVVLSGDGRILTALSPLGHGNDIEARFAEGKPTKVRVIHSDRAWDLALVAPAVGRNEPGLRASRATLDPKAAKLISFAPGAKDLATVNVRLGAERSFTGGDATELAHAHALESKHKSSELGSPVIDERGDVVAIIAQACAAPADKPCSLAPYAAPVPAIKAFLRGVPSGSSPPPPPFGIRGVAYDAGAVKGVRVVSLARRSAAARAGLRSGVDTIIAVNGRPVTSPEGLSAALEARGGRGAELLVFGGGRYRQIRLGAGPPERRQGFRRLDPWKRPPGAQRRSRRPGPR